aaatatttttggaatgACCCAGAAAGTGAAATCTGACATCAATCCCCTCCCACTTCCCCCAGGGCCTTCCAGACTATTCCCAAAAGGAAatccatgggaatggggacgACAAAGGCTGTAAACAGGGAATAAATCAAACAGGGAATAAACGAGGTACTGACACTTTCTTTGTGTTGTTTTTGTGCTCTCTGTGAAAATTCGGGAGTTGTTTCTCTTTCTAAGAggtggaaataattttatttattttatcccAAGGGAGTTTGGGAACGCTCTGGGCTGGTAAAAAAAACAAGGGgggaattttaaatttaaaaaaaattattttatttttagaattatTCTAAAATTAATAtatctttaatttaaaaactattttattttaaaattattttactttttgcattatttaaaattattaatttttaaactactctattttaaaattattttctaatattattatatttcttccaaattattttatcttaaaaagattaaattaaaaaattgttttttaattctatatttaaaaatttaatttaatttatttctcagTGGGAGTAGCTGTGTCACAtgtgtcccctgtgccagccctggctgtgctgggactcCAGGAATGCCCTGGAGAGGTGAAATTCCCCATCCAGAGCTGTTGTCTCTGCTGCCTTTCTGAGCTTTTTCTGGGCCCACTTGCCCTGTAATTAATTAGAATTAAATTAACTCCAAAGAGGTTCTGTGGATCCAGGTTAAATTGGAATAATTTAACACCAAGAAGGGTATTACTGCAGGGGTTTACCTCAATTTCTCTCCAATTTCTTTTGGCCCTGGTCTGTGGGGTTAGGTGGGCACATCCTGGTTATCTTTTATCCAAAACTTGAGGCATTGAGGGAAAAATGAGGCACCAAGTGGGGAGTCAGAGGCTCAAAATCCCCAGGATCTTTGTGGGATCCCAGTGGGACGCTTGGAAAGGTTGGAGATGTCAGGAACCAGCTGCAGGATTGAGCAAAGGTTTTATTGGCATTTAGGGAAAACTGCGGGGAGAAGGAAGCCAGAGAGAAATCCAGGTTGGAAGGACGGCTGATGCATGGGGGCAGATTTCAGGAGGAGCTCCCAGGGACCACGGGCTGGGTCCGGGAGCTGTGGATCCTTCCCGTGGAGCTCCCAGGGACCACGGGCTGGGTCCGGGAGCTGTGGATCCTTCCCGTGGAGCTCCCAGGGACCACGGGCTGGGTCCGGGAGCTGCGGGTGATAGGTGAATCCTTCCCGTGGAGCTCCCAGGGACCACGGGCTGGGTCTGGGAGCTGTGGATCCTTCCCATGGAGCTCCCAGGGACCACGGGCTGGGTCCGGGAGCTGTGGATCCTTCCCGTGGAGCTCCCAGGGACCACGGGCTGGGTCCGGGAGCTGCGGGTGATAGGTGAATCCTTCCCGTGGAGCTCCGATCCCAGCGGGGGAGGAGAGGCCCAACCTTCCCGCGTGGCCGcagctggaaagctgctgcttgGATTTGCTGTTAATTGTACCTTAAAAACAAACGCCAAAGAGCTTCAGGGGATGGAAACTCCTGCTAAAATCAGGAGGTGGGAAAGGGCAGGGAGGGTTCCCTTGCTCAGGGAGGAGCCACCCCTTGGGAATGGCTGGAACAGAAATGCCAGCGATCCCAGGAGGGTAAGGCTGGAATGAGGAGGAAAATGTGGGGACAAATCACGAGGAGGACAAAACagcccctccccatcccagagTTCCAATCCCACCATAAATGCCTCCATTCTCCTGACCTTATTACAAGAGACCAGAGaatccccaggagctgctgggcatCAGGAAAAGGGAGTCCAACCCTGCCTTGGCACCAGATCCATGGATttcatggtttgggttgggagggacctcaaagctcatctcattccacccatTGCCAAGGGAGGACACCTTCCACATCCCAGGGTTCTCCAACCTGGCCCTCGACACTTCGAGAgatggggcagctccagctgctctgggaaatccattccagggcctccccaccctcacagggatgaattccttcccaataccccatccatccctgccctctgcagtgggagccattccctgtgtcctggcactGTTCcaggtccctctccagctctccatCAGGATCGGAACTGGGGTGGTGGGCAGTTGTTTCCCAGCACAATCCcgcccctctccctgctcccggCACCTCTTTGTGTTGATGAGCCAGTGCACGAAGTCCTTGGCCTTCATCCTGTCCAGGTACCGCGTGAAGTCGCTTGTGAAGGTCCCCTCCGAGTGTCGCTTGATGTGGGACAGGAAGCTCTGGGAGTTCTGGGGTCCGAACAACTTCCATCTGCTTGGgatgggaggagaagggaggaaaatggggTTTAATGGACACCCCAGCAGGATCCTCCCTCAGGTgatgcccagggcagggctgtgccctccAAACTCTGTCCCTGTGCGGATCATCCCCCAGAAAAGATGGAATAGTACAGAGGAATAAATCTGGAATATTTAATATGATTCCTACAAATCAAACACAcaatttttgtttcagtttctgGAGATTTGCCAAGCCTGGCCTGGGTTTTCCTGGCATTCAATAAATCCAGTGTCCTGTCCCAAATAATTTCCCTCTTTCCTGCTCAGTGGATCCCAACCTCCACCCTGGTCCCTGCTAACCACATCAGAGCAGGAACGCGGCACTGATCCGAGGTTTGGAtcatcctcctgcagctccagggtgattttgggattCACCACAAAGGACTTTGTGCCATGGGAGCACCAGCCCAGAtggggctcagccccagcctggctgaccTGGGGCAGGGTGTCTCTGCTCTGGCCCAGGCAGGAAATCCCAGGATTCCCTACAGGGAATGTCCCTtcctgggctgtggggagccAGGAGGGAGTTTGTTTGGATCCATACAAAATAAATGGGAACACTGGAATagggagagctgggacagccacaggAATGGGGAGGGATaagctgctcccacagccctgctccaccCAGCCCCGTACCTGGACAAGTCCTCCAAGTCCTTGGGAGCCACCTGCCATCCGGCCGGGATGAGCATGGCGAACACCAGCCCCGACAGGTACAGCCACCACACCATCTGAGCTCCTGGGGAGGCAGAAATCCAGGGAATTTCCTGGCTGCAATTCCCACCGAGCCCCCAAGCCCTGCAGGAtgccctggcagcacagcccggggctgctccaCATGGAACAGCCCCTTCCAGGGGTGTGGGCAGGATTGGGATGGGTGCGTGTGGCAAACCCCATCCTCACCCTTCCCTGTGGGCACATTTCCAGTGCAGGCATGCAGAATGACACCCAAAGATAAAATTGCAATGAACTTTATCCCAAACCTCCCTTTTCTATCTGGGGGTGACATTTCTATCCTGGAAATATCACCACAGTGCTGGAGAACTTTCCCACTGCTCAGAAAAGCACCTTCCAGATGAGCAGGTTTATTCATATTTTACATTCTTTATTTTTGCTGGACACCTCAGAAATTCTGCAGGAATAAAATGCCACCTCTCACCCTTTATTTGCCAAAAATCAGACTTCTGTTGCCCATCACCAAATGCTTTCTTCACCTGGTTAGATTCCTTCGGAGATTGAGAGAATGAAGGGAGGAAGAGTCACCTACCTTGGGGATTGAGCTGCTCCCTCCACACCAGATCTGATTTTCCTCCTTCGAGCCGGTTCTGGCTGAACTCTTCTCTTCTCTGGTGCTTTTAAGCTCGTCTGGAGGATGCCCAGAGCTGACAGGTGGGTCACAGGTATCCTGCTTTTCCTTGGATGGGTCACTGTGAATCATTACAGCTTTTCTGGAGTGGGGCTGCTGCAGACAATATTGTTACTGGTGGATTTTCCAGTTGACGCCTTcaatgaaggtttttttttttaattgttgttgctgtttttcttatatttgcttcccttccccccccccccccccccctacTTTTTGGACCAAAGCAGTGACCTGTGGGTTTCCTCCTCTCAGGTGAGGTGGCCTCTTTGCTGGCACAGTGTGTCCTGCATATGGATTGCTCTGCCCACGGGCTCCCCTTTCCAGCACCTTCACTGGGGATAagaaacaagaaggaaaaagagcaaAGGCATAAACCAGTGATTTGTGTCTCCAAACACTTCCTGCTGTGtgaaattcctgctgcagctcctcagccagGCAGATCCACTTGTGATCCCAGCCTGGTGTGGTTCCCCGAGTCCAGACCTGAAACTGGGGATGTTCCCTGTgatttatgggatttgggggtgaaatGAGGCCCCATGAGGGGCTGCAGTTCTGGATCCCCGTGAGACATCTAGGCTCGGCCCAGGAGCCCTGGCAACACCTGGAACTCATTGTTCAGAGTTTTCCAGGGTGCCCCATAAGAACGGGGCTTGTTTGTTTCAATTCCTTGAATCCCGcgaaggaaaaaggaaaagggagaagaggaaaactGAGGGCAACCCCAAAGAGCTGGATCTGGGCCTGGAGGAGGGTGGGGGCTCCTAGGTGGGTCCAGGGcagagccctcagctccctgaaGAGCTTCTCCCCACCTGGGGGTCAGGTGGGCTCCTGGGGCTCTGCATTCCCAGTGAGGATGGCAGGAGgtgtttccagggcaggtttgAGATCTCTGGGGCATTTCCAGCCAAGGAAGAACATCTAGGGTTTGGTGTTTGGGGGGTCTGAATGTGCCTTTTCTCCCAGGCAAGAGCCAGTCTTGGGGAGCTGGGCCTTGTCTCTCCCACCAGGAGAGACGGGGGCTCCAGGTGCagatttctctgctgctttctgtgctCTCTCCCCGGGGCCTTTCTGCTCGTGCCTGGGTAATTATTGTCATTCCACCACAGAGAATTCTGTAATTACTGCCACTGTCAAAATAAGGTCGGTGTTCGGGGGACACTCATCCTGAGGAGCCTTTAATGAGGGCCACTCATGGCCTTTCAAGGGAGCCTGACATCACCCGAGGGAGGGGGACATTAATTAACTGAATCTCGGGAGGAGAGAGCCAACTCTCCTGCCCATCACTCGGGCAGGATGTTTGTTATTAATGCCACCAAATTAGCTCACGATGTCACCGTTTGCAATGTCCCTCCGGCCCGGGAGGCCACGGTGCTGCCTGCGGAGGTGGCAGCTCAGGGAGGGGAGATTCAGCTCAGCTGATGCTCCTCGTGTGGCTCCTCGGTTTCCTCGTGTGGCTCCCAGTGCTGGAAATGTCCCTTGGGGCCCTTTCCCCACAGCCCCCGGGTGATTTTCTGCAGCCCTTTGGGACGTGGTGCTTCCCCATTCCAAGCACACCCGGTCatgctccctttcccagctggatGGAGTTGCCGGTGGCTCTCCCGGGCTGGAGGAGCCCAACAGGCAGGATCCTGAACTTTGgcatcctgcagagctgaatTCATCCCAGTTCAGGACTTTGAGAGGTTTTTATGGACAGCAGGTGGCAGCgtttgtctgtctgtccttcccTGCCCATCCTTCCTCTCCCCATCCTTCCTCCCCTGCCCTTCATCATCCttgccccctcctcctcccttgtCCGAGGCTCCCAGAACTCCCCTCCAAGGACTGTGGTGAGTCCCTCTTTTTGAGGGTGGGAGGCCCCAGGCTGGGGATGCTGTCGGTGACATCACAGTGCCATCAGAGTGGCATCACAGCCGAattgggatggtttggggtcaAACTCTGGCTCTGGGAGCGTCCCTGGAGAAGCAGCTTTGAGGCTAccagagcatcctgctctgaTGGAACAGGAACCAAAAAAGCTGGAGGGAGaactggagcatgtccagactCCACATCCATCGACTCTGGAGAAGCTCATCCATTCCCCATCCAGcccttttcctatttttctgcaggagctctcaTGAGGATGAACTGATCTCCAGGAatggggagaggcaggaggagccAAGGCTGCTCCCATGGGGATGGTGGGACATGGTCCTGCTGGGACTGCCTAGAATCAGGCTGGGAACATGATGAGTTTGTCATGGAATCACAGATtatttgggttagaagggaccatAAATCCAGTTCCAcgtccctgccatgggcagggaagtTTATGTTTAAACCTGCTCTTAAATTTAACCCAGATTGCTGAAGTGGGGTCAAACCAGGGGATGCTTCATTTTGAGGGGATTTACGGCTAATAGGGAAGAATGAAGGCTCACCTTGCTCCTCTGAGAGGCCTTTGCtgcccacagagcccagcccaggctctAACCCAGGGCAGGGACCAGAGAACGTCCCCATCTGTCCCCCAGCTGTGGTTCTGTGCTCGGGGCCCTGGGAATCAGCGCTTTTCACTCCTGTTTTCCTCGTGAAGGAGTTTGtggcctcctcctccccaccacAGCTGGAGGTGCCACAGTGGCCAAGGCAAATCTGGTGAAGAAAAACCTCTTTAGGTCACTGGTTCCACCTGGAACCTCCCCAGTGACGCTGAATGCCTGGGCTTGGTCTCAGCATTTTTTGGGCTcgttttttctgttttgctttgcaggtgTTGAAGAGCCAAGGGAGGGGCCACTGCAGAGCGAAACTCTGTGTTCTCACCAGGTATTTTCACAGCTCTGAAGGGCTGGGGATTATTTCCTCTCCCCTTTGTGCCTGGTGTTTTGGCAGGAAACATCTCGGAGTTGATGTCCCACAGGCTTGGTGCTAGGGAGGAGCAGTGGGGTGGGAAGCTGAGCTGGTGCCAAGAGTGGGACTTGATGGGTTGAGCTGTGAGAAGTCAAAAATTGGGCCCTTCCCAAAACCCAGCTCAGGCTGATCCCTGTGGTGGATCCCCATTTCTGATGGATTTATGACTCTTCTCACATTGCTGGTGACAAACTGGGTGAGGTCCCTCTCgtccccagctgccagcactcttctgtccccaggcaccttcCCTGAGCTCTCAATGTCCATGATCCCTGGGCACTGGACACGGAGCCACTGGGGGCCAAGGACAGGCTTTGCCCATGGGAAACTTGGATGTGAGCCTGGAGAGTGGAAGTGGTTTCATCAGTGGGGGTTGGAGCAGAAACCAGTTTGAGCCTGTTGGGAGATGGCTGAGAAAATGGGATTTGCAGGTGAAACTCTTTGGGGTTGAGCACAGGGCTCTCACCCCTGGGATCTGGACACCTGTGGGTCCCCAGCCATGGAGACACCTCTGGTggtgtccctgctcctcctcattGCTGGGAGCTGGTctttggggtcacctggaggTCAGGCTGGAGGCTCAGTCTTCTCACCTGGGTGAACTGGTGCATTTCACCTCTTCTGGCTGAACCCACTCCTTGGCCTTGGTGGGTGGAGCAGGCCATGGGACACACCCGGCTGAGCCTAAAACACCTGGGGTCCGAGCCTTGGCTGCTCCTTCTGATCCCTGGCCCTCCTTGGTgttccctcctgctccctggaGCTCCTCAGTGACCCCTGCTTCTCCCTGGCCCTCCCTGACTGTTCTTCCCATCCTCCTTGGTGGTCCCTCCTGCTCCCTGACTCTCCGGGGTGCTACTTCACTCTCCGTGTGCTCCCAGCACAATTCCCTACATTGAAAGGTGGTTTCCATTTCCTTTATGGAGGAAAGATTTTCTTGGGTACTATCAGATGTTTTTGGGGAATCCTTGGGTGCTCTGAGCAGCCTCAGACCCTCAGGGCCCAGCACCAGTGATTGCTGGTTCATACTGGGACCCCACAGGAGCTGaactggggcagctctgggcatcACCAGCTGTGAGCACTGGTtttggagggctgggggatggttttggagggctgtggggtggtttgggaGGCTGGGGGATGTTTTTGGGAGGCTGTGGGATGGTTTCGGGAGGCTGTGGGATGGTTTCGGGAGGCTGGGGGATGGTTTGGGAAGCTGGGGGATGGTTTTGACCCAGCACCTCGGTGGTTACACACCTGCAGCCTCACAACCGCTGATCTTGGGGCAGGGTGGGGTTAATTTCCCCTCTTTATCTGAGACAGAGGCAGATGATAGTTAATGGTTTATCCTGGTTAAAGGtttatttctgcaaaatgtCCCTCTGGCTTTGAATGTGGCAAAACATCAGGGTTTTGTTTCCCTAATTCTTCTTCCTGCCCATAATTCTGTGGAAATTTTAGATACCCTCCCAAGGCAACTTCCACTCGTGCATGAGCCAAAAACCTGCAGTGGAGTCTGGAACAAATGTGGCCAAGGTTTTAATTTCCCCCTCCTGCAGGCTTGGGGATGATTAAACAACCCAAATACTCCtaagtctgaaaaaaaacccaattagGGCCCTTTTTTGGCTGTTTGCAGTGCTTTTAGTTGGACATCAATC
This genomic window from Anomalospiza imberbis isolate Cuckoo-Finch-1a 21T00152 chromosome 22, ASM3175350v1, whole genome shotgun sequence contains:
- the LOC137486723 gene encoding pro-glucagon-like, which gives rise to MVWWLYLSGLVFAMLIPAGWQVAPKDLEDLSRWKLFGPQNSQSFLSHIKRHSEGTFTSDFTRYLDRMKAKDFVHWLINTKRYN